One Pseudomonas muyukensis DNA segment encodes these proteins:
- a CDS encoding carboxylate-amine ligase translates to MARPCTFGIEQEYLLVDAASGRVLAKPPAAVERRCRQILGGHFAEEMFRCQVELVSPVFDTLHQAQGFFAERRQQLDAALGTLGVGLYGAASHPGAQWSRQQPRATPHYRQLFDDYRLVARRSLLNGLHVHVGVPPGIDRMQVINRVLYWLPLFLLLSTSSPLWGGQVSGYMSYRRVICGEWPHMGLPEPLADWSAYQRYRALLQRTGTLAEDGDFWWAIRPSRRFPTVELRICDGCPRLADALAIAGLFRHLVEQCIRPASEPQPNSREWRWVTQENYWRAMRDGRHGSFIGLHEQLPVTAEGWLAQLLAQHPVDSVDAERAALHARRILREGTSAERQLEALAQGLGAVVAQVLDDHLSLSAPG, encoded by the coding sequence ATGGCTCGGCCCTGCACCTTCGGCATCGAGCAAGAGTACCTGCTGGTCGACGCGGCCAGTGGCCGGGTGCTGGCCAAGCCACCGGCGGCGGTGGAGCGGCGCTGTCGGCAGATCCTCGGTGGCCACTTCGCTGAAGAAATGTTCCGCTGCCAGGTCGAGCTGGTCTCTCCAGTGTTCGACACCTTGCACCAGGCCCAGGGTTTCTTCGCCGAGCGTCGCCAGCAGCTGGACGCGGCCTTGGGCACCCTGGGCGTCGGCCTGTATGGCGCGGCCAGCCATCCCGGCGCGCAGTGGTCGCGCCAGCAGCCACGCGCTACGCCGCATTACCGGCAACTGTTCGACGACTACCGCCTGGTGGCCCGGCGCAGCCTGCTCAACGGCCTGCATGTGCATGTCGGCGTGCCGCCCGGCATCGACCGCATGCAGGTGATCAACCGCGTGCTGTACTGGTTGCCGCTGTTCTTGTTGCTGAGCACCTCGTCGCCGTTGTGGGGTGGGCAGGTCAGCGGCTACATGAGCTACCGGCGGGTGATCTGTGGCGAGTGGCCGCACATGGGCCTGCCTGAGCCCCTGGCCGACTGGAGCGCTTACCAACGCTACCGGGCGCTGCTGCAGCGCACCGGCACGCTGGCCGAGGACGGCGACTTCTGGTGGGCGATACGCCCGTCGCGGCGCTTTCCCACGGTGGAACTGCGCATCTGCGATGGCTGCCCGCGGCTGGCGGATGCCCTGGCCATCGCCGGGCTGTTCCGGCACCTGGTCGAGCAGTGCATCCGGCCAGCGAGCGAGCCGCAGCCAAACAGCCGCGAGTGGCGCTGGGTCACCCAGGAAAACTACTGGCGGGCCATGCGTGATGGCCGTCACGGCAGCTTCATTGGTTTGCACGAGCAGTTGCCGGTGACCGCCGAGGGCTGGCTGGCGCAGCTGCTGGCACAGCATCCGGTCGACAGCGTCGATGCCGAGCGCGCGGCGCTGCACGCCCGGCGGATACTGCGCGAGGGCACCAGCGCCGAGCGCCAGCTCGAGGCCTTGGCACAGGGGCTGGGGGCGGTCGTGGCGCAGGTGCTGGACGACCATCTGTCGCTGAGCGCGCCAGGTTGA
- a CDS encoding SDR family oxidoreductase, with protein MSSKPQDQYSLQNPLTQYPHPPFPAQGQAAPGLDAKMQPKPDHGESTYRGFGRLARRRALITGADSGIGRAVAIAFAREGADIALNYLPSEERDAREVVQLIEAEGRKAVPLPGDLKDPRLCSQLVDQAHEQLGGLDILVNVAGKQEARKDIGQISHEQFDHTLKTNVYALFWLCQAAVPLMPAGATIINTASIQSYQPSATLLDYATTKAAIVAFTKALAKQVVERGIRVNAVAPGPIWTVLQPSGGQPPEKIPDFGGHTPMKRPGQPAECAPLYVLLASQESSYITGEVFGVTGGNPLP; from the coding sequence ATGTCCAGCAAGCCGCAAGACCAATACAGCCTGCAAAATCCCCTGACCCAGTATCCCCATCCGCCATTCCCGGCCCAGGGCCAGGCCGCTCCCGGCCTGGATGCCAAGATGCAACCCAAGCCTGACCACGGCGAAAGCACCTACCGGGGTTTTGGCCGCCTGGCGCGGCGACGCGCCTTGATCACCGGCGCCGATTCGGGAATAGGGCGCGCCGTGGCCATCGCCTTTGCCCGCGAAGGCGCCGATATCGCCCTGAACTACCTGCCCAGCGAAGAGCGCGACGCCCGTGAAGTGGTGCAACTGATCGAGGCCGAAGGGCGCAAGGCGGTGCCACTGCCGGGCGACCTGAAGGATCCGCGCTTGTGCAGCCAACTGGTGGACCAGGCTCATGAACAGCTTGGCGGCCTGGATATCCTGGTCAACGTCGCGGGCAAGCAGGAGGCGCGCAAGGACATTGGCCAGATCAGCCACGAACAGTTCGACCACACCCTCAAGACCAACGTCTATGCGTTGTTCTGGCTGTGCCAGGCTGCGGTGCCGCTGATGCCGGCGGGGGCGACCATCATCAACACCGCGTCGATCCAGTCGTACCAGCCTTCGGCGACCTTGCTCGACTATGCCACCACCAAGGCGGCGATCGTCGCCTTCACCAAGGCCTTGGCCAAGCAGGTGGTCGAGCGCGGCATCCGGGTCAACGCCGTGGCGCCTGGGCCGATCTGGACCGTGCTGCAGCCCAGCGGTGGCCAACCGCCGGAGAAAATCCCCGATTTCGGTGGCCACACGCCGATGAAGCGCCCGGGCCAGCCGGCCGAATGCGCGCCGCTGTATGTGCTGCTGGCCAGCCAGGAATCGAGCTATATCACTGGCGAAGTGTTCGGCGTCACCGGCGGTAACCCACTGCCGTAG
- a CDS encoding PSPA7_2676 family Cys-rich small protein has product MKLVCLLRGCQWRSLHIDEVAGLHCQCCERCGALRYSQPGQPSGA; this is encoded by the coding sequence ATGAAGCTTGTCTGCCTGCTGCGCGGCTGCCAATGGCGCAGCCTGCACATCGATGAGGTTGCTGGGCTGCATTGCCAGTGCTGTGAACGTTGTGGCGCGTTGCGCTACAGCCAGCCCGGGCAACCTTCGGGCGCATAG
- a CDS encoding Ku protein, producing the protein MARAIWKGAISFGLVHIPVSLNTAVRSERIDFDWLDKRSMEPVGYKRVNKVTGKEIDKQHVVKGVEYEKGRYVVISEEEIRKARPEATQTIDIFSFVQAGEIPLQQFDTPYYLSPERRGGKVYALLRETLQSTGKVALATVVLHTRQHLALLRPLDDALVMITLRWPEEVRGLETLELDKSVTDSKLDKRELAMARKLVEDMSGPWTPHEYHDAFRQTILELVEEKASKGKIETVEKGEGIAAEKGADILDLTELLKRSLSGKKPASKRPRKAS; encoded by the coding sequence ATGGCCAGGGCTATCTGGAAAGGCGCGATCAGCTTCGGCCTCGTGCATATCCCCGTCTCCCTCAACACTGCCGTGCGCAGCGAGCGCATCGACTTCGACTGGCTCGACAAGCGCAGCATGGAGCCGGTGGGCTACAAGCGCGTGAACAAGGTCACCGGCAAGGAAATCGACAAGCAGCATGTGGTCAAGGGCGTGGAGTATGAGAAAGGGCGCTACGTGGTGATCAGCGAAGAGGAGATCCGTAAGGCGCGGCCCGAGGCGACCCAGACCATCGATATCTTTTCCTTCGTCCAGGCCGGGGAGATTCCCTTGCAGCAGTTCGACACGCCGTACTACCTGAGCCCGGAGCGTCGCGGTGGCAAGGTGTATGCCTTGCTTCGCGAAACGCTGCAGAGCACCGGCAAAGTGGCGCTGGCGACCGTGGTGCTGCATACCCGCCAGCATCTGGCGCTGCTGCGCCCGCTGGATGATGCGCTGGTGATGATCACCCTGCGTTGGCCCGAGGAGGTGCGTGGCCTGGAGACGCTGGAACTGGACAAGAGCGTCACCGACAGCAAGCTCGACAAGCGCGAGCTGGCCATGGCCAGGAAGCTGGTCGAGGACATGAGCGGGCCGTGGACGCCGCACGAGTACCACGATGCCTTCCGCCAGACCATCCTGGAGCTGGTCGAGGAAAAGGCCAGCAAAGGCAAGATCGAGACGGTGGAAAAAGGCGAGGGCATCGCGGCCGAGAAGGGCGCGGACATCCTCGACCTCACCGAACTGCTCAAGCGCAGCCTGAGCGGCAAAAAGCCCGCCAGCAAACGACCGCGCAAGGCATCCTGA
- a CDS encoding glycosyltransferase, with protein sequence MIAVVIPAHNEARRLGHCLKAVQAAAAQAALTGLQVNILVVLDRCSDASLAIARRHGVRTLELSAGNVGIARRAGAALMLERGAQWLAFTDADSRVPRHWLLSQLQWRADAVCGTVHVERWQPWHGTALRRLYQERYQAREGHRHIHGANLGVCAKAYQRVGGFQPLPAHEDVQLVLALEADGAQIVWTAQHSVATSSRRDSRARQGFGDYLNGLLGQLP encoded by the coding sequence ATGATCGCGGTGGTGATCCCCGCGCATAACGAAGCGCGGCGCCTCGGGCATTGCCTCAAGGCGGTGCAGGCGGCCGCCGCACAAGCGGCGTTGACCGGCTTGCAGGTGAACATCCTGGTGGTGCTCGACCGTTGCAGCGATGCCAGCCTGGCCATCGCCCGGCGCCATGGCGTGCGCACGCTGGAGTTGAGCGCAGGCAATGTCGGCATCGCCCGCCGCGCCGGTGCTGCGTTGATGCTCGAGCGCGGCGCGCAGTGGTTGGCCTTCACCGACGCCGACAGCCGTGTGCCCCGCCACTGGCTGCTGTCGCAGCTGCAATGGCGGGCCGATGCGGTGTGCGGCACGGTGCATGTCGAGCGTTGGCAGCCCTGGCACGGCACCGCGTTGCGCCGGCTGTACCAGGAGCGTTACCAGGCACGGGAGGGACACCGGCATATCCACGGCGCCAACCTTGGGGTCTGTGCCAAGGCTTACCAGCGGGTTGGCGGGTTCCAGCCGCTGCCGGCCCATGAAGATGTGCAGTTGGTGCTTGCGCTCGAGGCCGATGGCGCGCAGATCGTCTGGACCGCCCAGCACAGCGTGGCCACCAGCAGCCGCCGGGATAGCCGAGCGCGGCAAGGGTTTGGGGATTACCTGAACGGGTTGCTGGGGCAACTGCCATGA
- a CDS encoding class I SAM-dependent methyltransferase yields MSLDAQYFADLYANNDDPWALRTRWYERRKRELLLASLPRQCYARLFEPACANGELSVLLAERCASLLCQDIDATAVGLARQRLAGVSHASVEQAHLPGDWPAGQFDLIVLSEIGYYLDPTDWRQVIEQSVASLTYDGGLLACHWRHPVAGCPQDGRQVHELLARHLPLYQVLRHEEADFLLEYWSCQPSVVDLDETCP; encoded by the coding sequence ATGAGCCTCGACGCGCAGTATTTCGCCGACCTGTACGCCAACAATGACGATCCCTGGGCGCTGCGCACCCGCTGGTACGAACGGCGCAAGCGCGAGCTGCTGCTGGCCAGCCTGCCGCGCCAATGCTATGCGCGGCTGTTCGAGCCGGCCTGCGCCAATGGCGAGCTCAGCGTGCTGCTCGCCGAGCGCTGCGCCAGCCTGCTGTGCCAGGACATCGATGCCACCGCGGTGGGCCTGGCGCGCCAGCGTCTGGCCGGGGTCAGCCACGCCAGCGTCGAGCAGGCCCATCTGCCTGGCGATTGGCCCGCTGGGCAGTTCGACCTGATCGTGCTCAGCGAGATCGGCTATTACCTCGACCCCACCGACTGGCGGCAAGTGATCGAACAGTCGGTGGCCAGCCTGACTTACGACGGCGGCCTGCTCGCCTGCCACTGGCGTCACCCTGTCGCTGGCTGCCCACAGGATGGCCGTCAGGTGCATGAGCTACTGGCCAGGCATTTGCCGTTGTACCAGGTGCTGCGCCATGAGGAAGCGGACTTCCTGCTCGAATATTGGTCATGCCAGCCCAGCGTGGTCGATCTGGACGAGACGTGCCCATGA
- a CDS encoding PIG-L deacetylase family protein, with protein MSENLIQASQGTPWSAWQHSAHLARARWLRPEQLCPPGRRLVLVAPHPDDEVLMAGGLLAGFGGREQDLVIISVTDGEGSHPGSARWTEHRLRRQRPLESRHALQQLDLDLSRLEWRRLHLKDGALPRDEAFLVNHLNQLLKPDDLLLSTWRGDGHCDHEAAGRACAQAAQARQAQLAEAPVWAWHWAQPDDARLPWPQAQRIQLDDTRLARKRQALAAHASQVQADDGRPPVLAPRLLECLLQPFELMFL; from the coding sequence ATGAGCGAGAACCTGATTCAGGCCAGCCAAGGCACACCGTGGAGCGCCTGGCAGCATAGCGCGCACCTGGCCCGGGCCCGCTGGCTCCGGCCCGAGCAACTGTGCCCGCCAGGCAGGCGCCTGGTGCTGGTGGCACCGCACCCGGACGATGAGGTCCTGATGGCCGGCGGCCTGCTGGCAGGCTTTGGCGGGCGTGAACAGGACCTGGTCATCATCTCGGTCACGGACGGCGAAGGCAGCCACCCAGGCTCCGCGCGCTGGACCGAACATCGCCTGCGCCGCCAGCGCCCGCTGGAGAGCCGCCACGCCCTGCAACAACTGGACCTTGACCTCAGCCGCCTGGAGTGGCGCCGCCTGCACCTGAAGGACGGCGCCCTGCCCCGCGACGAAGCCTTCCTGGTCAACCACCTCAACCAGTTGCTCAAGCCCGACGACCTGCTGCTGAGCACCTGGCGCGGCGATGGTCACTGCGACCATGAAGCGGCAGGGCGCGCCTGTGCCCAGGCGGCCCAGGCGCGCCAGGCGCAACTGGCCGAAGCGCCGGTATGGGCCTGGCACTGGGCGCAGCCGGACGATGCGCGCCTGCCCTGGCCCCAGGCCCAGCGCATCCAGCTCGACGACACCCGCCTGGCACGCAAGCGCCAGGCCCTGGCCGCCCATGCCAGCCAGGTGCAGGCCGACGACGGGCGCCCGCCGGTCCTGGCGCCGCGCTTGCTGGAGTGCCTGCTGCAACCTTTCGAACTGATGTTCTTGTAA
- a CDS encoding acyl-CoA dehydrogenase family protein produces the protein MSIVQDFDLTHLDCLLRRFGTRPRALDLDTRLPELLQALQADHLDLLPLPGQGNTLKRWQTLARIAGCDLTLAKLYEGHTDALAILAECGAAHLAADGIWGMWAAEPADARTRIVGREGTQVRLQGRKAWCSGALQIDRALITAWDAQAQSQLVAIELSDPSQRIQADDWQAVGMGTTTSVAVEFDDSPGVAVGAAGQYLSRPGFWHGGAGIAACWYGAAEALADYLREHCRKPRADVHADAHLGAVDGALYGARAALRECASWIDRQPRADASFEVRRTRAQVEQAVEQVIRHVGRALGATPYCRSSHFARLSADLPVFLRQSHAERDLAELGRQVTAVPAGAWQL, from the coding sequence ATGAGCATCGTCCAGGATTTCGACCTGACCCACCTCGACTGCCTGCTGCGGCGCTTCGGCACGCGGCCGCGGGCGCTCGACCTCGATACCCGCCTGCCGGAACTGTTGCAGGCACTGCAGGCCGACCACCTCGACCTGCTGCCCCTGCCCGGCCAAGGCAATACCCTAAAGCGCTGGCAGACCCTGGCGCGCATCGCCGGTTGCGACCTGACCCTGGCCAAGCTCTACGAAGGCCATACCGACGCCTTGGCGATCCTCGCCGAATGTGGCGCCGCACACCTGGCGGCAGACGGCATCTGGGGCATGTGGGCAGCCGAGCCAGCCGACGCCCGGACCCGGATCGTTGGCCGCGAAGGCACGCAGGTACGCCTGCAAGGGCGCAAGGCCTGGTGCTCCGGGGCCCTGCAGATCGACCGGGCGTTGATCACCGCCTGGGACGCCCAGGCGCAATCGCAGTTGGTGGCCATCGAGTTGTCCGACCCTAGCCAACGGATCCAGGCCGATGACTGGCAGGCGGTGGGCATGGGCACCACCACCAGCGTGGCCGTCGAGTTCGACGACTCACCGGGCGTGGCCGTGGGCGCTGCAGGCCAATATTTGTCGCGCCCAGGCTTCTGGCACGGTGGCGCCGGCATCGCCGCCTGCTGGTATGGCGCCGCCGAGGCGCTGGCCGATTACTTGCGCGAGCATTGCCGCAAGCCGCGCGCGGATGTGCACGCCGATGCTCATCTGGGCGCCGTGGACGGTGCCTTGTATGGCGCCCGCGCCGCGCTGCGCGAATGTGCCAGCTGGATCGACCGCCAGCCACGGGCCGATGCCAGCTTCGAGGTGCGCCGTACCCGCGCCCAGGTGGAGCAGGCAGTGGAGCAGGTCATTCGACATGTCGGCCGGGCGCTGGGCGCCACGCCGTATTGCCGCAGCAGCCATTTCGCCCGGCTCAGCGCCGACCTGCCGGTGTTCCTGCGCCAGAGCCATGCCGAGCGTGACCTGGCCGAACTTGGGCGCCAGGTGACCGCAGTGCCCGCGGGGGCCTGGCAGCTATGA
- the ligD gene encoding DNA ligase D: MAKPLQEYQRKRDFNATPEPAAKRNRARRAHALQYCIQKHAASHLHYDFRLELDGTLKSWAIPKGPSLDPKVRRLAVHVEDHPLDYADFEGHIPEGHYGAGDVIVWDRGIWEPEGDPREAYAKGKLRFRLQGEKLSGVWNLFRTHLAGKKEQWMLVKANDPQARNEADYRIVDALPDSVLSERTLLPRRAAKQAPKRLGMAQAQALPERLQPQLATLVDSPPGGDWCYEVKFDGYRIMAQIAAGKVRLFTRNGHDWSAKMPQQVAALQALGLDSAWLDGEMVVVDGNGVADFQALQNAFDTEHDEPITYYLFDLPYLGGRDLRSLPVQDRRWALERLLEHNASERLKFSEAFEQPVDSLLDSACRLGLEGLIGKRLGSPYSGRRSSDWIKLKCKQRQEFVIVGFTEPKGSRTGFGALLLALHDPDGGQLRYAGKVGTGFSATTLDTLHARLAPLEISQPALPKPPTGAEARGVHWLRPQLLAEVAYAQMTREGIVRHSVFHGLRDDKPATAIDLERAMPAKQAAKAPLDALGTLRLTHPERVIDATCGATKRQVAAYYAQVADWLLPQLKHRPVALVRAPDGLGGELFFQKNAGQLPIPQVVSYTKAQAGQAAMVLNRADSLLGAVQMNMLELHTWNATDKDFQRPDRFVLDLDPDPALPWKAMLEATQLTLALLDELGLKVFLKTSGGKGMHLVVPLTRRAGWDEVKDFSHALVEHMAGLFPDRLSAVSGPKNRVGRIFIDYLRNGKGATTVAAYSLRAREGLPVSVPIWRDELPLLKGANQWNIDNLRERLAEVDDPWAEMTTTRQSITQRMRKQLGLA; this comes from the coding sequence ATGGCCAAGCCCCTGCAGGAGTACCAGCGCAAGCGCGACTTCAACGCCACCCCGGAGCCGGCTGCCAAGCGCAACCGCGCGCGCCGCGCCCATGCCCTGCAGTACTGCATCCAGAAGCACGCTGCCAGCCACCTGCACTACGACTTTCGCCTGGAGCTCGACGGCACCTTGAAAAGCTGGGCCATTCCCAAGGGCCCGTCACTGGACCCCAAGGTGCGTCGGCTGGCGGTGCACGTCGAAGACCATCCGCTGGACTATGCCGACTTCGAAGGCCATATCCCCGAGGGCCACTACGGCGCCGGTGACGTGATCGTCTGGGACCGGGGCATCTGGGAGCCCGAGGGCGACCCGCGCGAGGCCTATGCCAAGGGCAAGCTGCGCTTTCGCCTGCAAGGCGAGAAGCTCTCGGGGGTGTGGAACCTGTTTCGCACTCATCTGGCGGGCAAGAAGGAGCAGTGGATGCTGGTCAAGGCCAACGACCCGCAGGCGCGCAACGAAGCTGACTACCGCATTGTCGACGCCCTGCCCGACAGCGTGCTCAGTGAACGCACCCTGTTGCCGCGGCGCGCCGCCAAGCAGGCGCCCAAGCGCCTCGGCATGGCGCAGGCGCAGGCCCTGCCCGAGCGTCTGCAACCGCAGTTGGCCACCCTGGTGGATTCGCCACCCGGCGGTGACTGGTGCTACGAGGTCAAGTTCGATGGCTACCGGATCATGGCACAGATCGCCGCAGGCAAGGTGCGGTTGTTCACCCGCAATGGCCATGACTGGAGCGCGAAGATGCCGCAGCAAGTCGCGGCGTTGCAGGCGCTGGGCCTGGACTCGGCGTGGCTGGACGGTGAAATGGTGGTGGTCGACGGCAATGGCGTGGCGGATTTCCAGGCCTTGCAGAACGCCTTCGACACCGAACATGACGAACCGATCACCTACTACCTGTTCGACTTGCCCTACCTGGGCGGCCGGGATCTTCGCTCATTACCCGTGCAAGATCGGCGCTGGGCCCTGGAGCGACTGCTCGAGCACAATGCCAGCGAACGGCTGAAGTTTTCCGAAGCCTTCGAGCAGCCGGTCGACTCGCTGCTCGACAGCGCCTGTCGACTAGGCCTGGAGGGGCTGATCGGCAAACGCCTGGGCAGCCCCTACTCAGGCCGGCGCAGCAGCGACTGGATCAAGCTCAAGTGCAAGCAGCGCCAGGAGTTCGTGATCGTCGGCTTCACTGAGCCCAAAGGCAGCCGTACTGGGTTTGGTGCCCTGTTGCTGGCCTTGCATGACCCCGACGGCGGGCAGTTGCGTTATGCCGGCAAGGTGGGCACTGGCTTCAGCGCCACGACCCTGGACACCCTGCATGCGCGCTTGGCCCCCCTGGAAATCAGCCAGCCGGCGTTGCCCAAGCCGCCAACCGGCGCCGAAGCCCGTGGCGTGCACTGGCTCAGGCCGCAATTGCTGGCAGAAGTGGCCTATGCGCAAATGACCCGCGAAGGCATCGTGCGCCATTCGGTGTTCCACGGCCTGCGCGACGACAAACCCGCCACCGCCATCGACCTGGAGCGCGCCATGCCAGCCAAGCAAGCCGCCAAGGCGCCGCTCGACGCGTTGGGCACACTGCGCCTGACCCACCCCGAGCGTGTCATCGACGCCACCTGCGGCGCCACCAAGCGGCAAGTGGCTGCGTACTATGCCCAGGTGGCCGACTGGCTGTTGCCGCAGCTCAAGCACAGGCCGGTGGCCTTGGTGCGGGCGCCGGACGGCCTGGGTGGCGAGCTGTTCTTCCAGAAAAACGCCGGGCAGCTGCCTATTCCCCAGGTTGTCAGCTACACCAAGGCCCAGGCCGGCCAGGCGGCGATGGTGCTCAACCGCGCCGACAGCCTGCTTGGCGCGGTGCAGATGAACATGCTCGAGCTGCACACCTGGAATGCCACCGACAAGGACTTCCAGCGCCCCGACCGTTTCGTCCTGGACCTTGACCCCGATCCTGCGCTGCCATGGAAGGCCATGCTCGAGGCCACCCAGCTGACCCTGGCCTTGCTCGATGAACTGGGCCTGAAGGTGTTTCTCAAGACCAGCGGCGGCAAAGGCATGCACCTGGTGGTGCCACTGACGCGCCGTGCCGGCTGGGACGAAGTGAAAGACTTCAGCCATGCCCTGGTCGAGCACATGGCCGGCCTGTTCCCCGACCGCCTCAGCGCAGTGTCGGGGCCGAAGAACCGGGTGGGGCGGATCTTCATCGACTACCTGCGCAACGGCAAAGGCGCCACCACCGTCGCCGCCTACTCCCTGCGCGCCCGTGAGGGGCTGCCGGTATCGGTGCCGATCTGGCGTGACGAACTGCCCCTGCTCAAGGGCGCCAACCAGTGGAACATCGACAATCTGCGCGAGCGGTTGGCTGAGGTCGACGATCCCTGGGCCGAGATGACCACCACCCGGCAGTCGATCACCCAGCGCATGCGCAAGCAGCTTGGTCTGGCCTGA
- a CDS encoding phosphotransferase system, HPr-related protein encodes MARPKDPTSAAEIDDTEDRMGSVHELDFSERRDARQGRIGDQRPARELAQDYPPRRVAEGGMTGGEALSDSAHEDNVTLDDLSPDTLFDQSGARDADEPGLGGPADKHLRHVEADEIGGGIGLDEAELARSAPLDGRPWTDDVSREDDEGRNH; translated from the coding sequence ATGGCCAGACCCAAAGACCCCACCAGCGCTGCCGAGATCGACGACACCGAGGACCGCATGGGCAGCGTCCATGAACTGGATTTCAGCGAGCGCCGCGACGCGCGCCAGGGCCGGATCGGCGACCAGCGCCCGGCCCGCGAGCTGGCCCAGGACTACCCGCCACGGCGCGTCGCCGAGGGCGGCATGACCGGCGGTGAAGCGCTCAGCGACAGCGCCCACGAGGACAATGTCACCCTCGACGACCTGAGCCCCGACACCCTGTTCGACCAAAGCGGTGCCCGCGATGCCGATGAGCCGGGTCTGGGTGGCCCGGCAGACAAGCATCTGCGCCACGTCGAGGCCGATGAGATCGGTGGCGGCATCGGCCTCGATGAAGCCGAGCTGGCACGTTCCGCGCCGCTCGACGGCCGACCTTGGACGGACGACGTATCCCGTGAAGACGACGAAGGGAGAAACCACTGA
- a CDS encoding metallothionein codes for MNEQRCSCNHCSCTVDANAVVQDGKAYCCEACASGHRDGEPCRMADCKCGEMTQPRERNVDNALDETFPASDPISP; via the coding sequence ATGAACGAGCAAAGGTGTTCCTGCAACCACTGTTCCTGCACCGTCGACGCCAACGCCGTGGTCCAGGATGGCAAGGCCTATTGCTGCGAGGCCTGCGCCTCGGGCCACCGCGATGGCGAGCCTTGCCGCATGGCTGACTGCAAGTGCGGCGAGATGACCCAGCCCAGGGAGCGCAATGTCGACAATGCGCTGGATGAAACCTTCCCGGCCAGTGATCCGATTTCACCTTGA
- a CDS encoding Rho termination factor N-terminal domain-containing protein — MPRGDKDKYTDKQKRKAEHIEDSYQSQGVPKDQAEARAWATVNKQSGGGERKGGSGQTKSPAAKARSRASSARRAVATKQGLARPGQRLEDMTVAQLLERARQQAIAGRSRMRKAELIEALRKG; from the coding sequence ATGCCCCGTGGAGACAAAGACAAGTACACCGACAAACAGAAACGCAAGGCTGAACATATCGAGGACAGTTACCAAAGCCAAGGCGTGCCCAAGGACCAGGCCGAGGCGCGGGCCTGGGCCACGGTCAACAAGCAGTCCGGTGGGGGCGAGCGCAAGGGCGGCTCGGGGCAGACCAAAAGCCCTGCTGCCAAGGCCAGGTCGCGCGCCTCCTCGGCGCGTCGCGCGGTGGCCACCAAGCAAGGGCTGGCCCGCCCGGGGCAGCGCCTGGAGGACATGACCGTGGCCCAGTTGCTGGAGCGCGCGCGCCAGCAGGCGATCGCCGGGCGTTCGCGTATGCGCAAGGCAGAATTGATCGAGGCGCTGCGCAAGGGCTGA
- a CDS encoding lysylphosphatidylglycerol synthase domain-containing protein, protein MAGKPWQVWGKRLLTLLFIVLVPSLLLVLARNLDWQDVRQSLLAYQPATLGLGLLLALCSYLVFASYDLLARAYTGHRLPARQVLPVAFVCYAFNLNFTTWVGGVALRYRLYSRLGLDTPTITRILTLGLLTNWMGYLLLAGTVFALGQVKLPASWALGAGGLRLVGGLMIAVAVAYLLACAFARRRTWHLRGHEITLPSLRLALCQVALGASNWALMAALIHLLLPADLFYPSVLGVLLISCVAGVVAHIPAGLGVLEAVFLALLHGQLGQGSLVAALLGYRTLYYLIPLLLAVITYLVLEKRAKALRQQTRPAPDAR, encoded by the coding sequence ATGGCAGGCAAACCGTGGCAGGTCTGGGGCAAGCGCCTGCTGACCCTGCTGTTCATCGTGCTGGTGCCGAGCCTGCTGTTGGTGCTGGCGCGCAACCTGGACTGGCAGGACGTGCGCCAATCGCTGCTGGCCTACCAGCCCGCCACCTTGGGCCTGGGCCTGCTGCTGGCCCTGTGCAGCTACCTGGTGTTCGCCAGCTACGACTTGCTGGCGCGGGCCTACACCGGGCATCGGTTGCCGGCGCGCCAGGTACTGCCGGTGGCGTTCGTGTGCTACGCATTCAACCTCAACTTCACCACCTGGGTCGGCGGTGTCGCCCTGCGCTATCGGCTGTACAGCCGCCTGGGCCTGGATACCCCGACCATTACCCGCATCCTCACCCTGGGCCTGTTGACCAACTGGATGGGCTACCTGCTGCTGGCCGGCACGGTGTTCGCCCTGGGCCAGGTCAAGTTACCGGCCAGTTGGGCGCTGGGCGCCGGCGGCCTGCGCCTGGTCGGCGGGCTGATGATCGCCGTGGCGGTGGCCTACCTGTTGGCTTGCGCATTCGCCAGGCGCCGTACCTGGCACCTGCGTGGGCATGAGATCACCCTGCCCTCGCTGCGCCTGGCGCTGTGCCAGGTGGCCTTGGGCGCGAGCAATTGGGCATTGATGGCGGCCCTGATCCACCTGCTGCTGCCGGCCGATTTGTTCTATCCGTCGGTGCTCGGCGTGCTGTTGATCAGTTGCGTGGCCGGCGTGGTCGCCCATATTCCCGCCGGGCTGGGCGTGCTGGAAGCGGTGTTCCTGGCCCTGCTGCATGGCCAGCTCGGGCAAGGCAGCCTGGTCGCGGCGCTGTTGGGCTACCGCACGTTGTACTACCTGATCCCGTTGCTGCTGGCGGTGATCACCTACCTGGTCCTGGAAAAACGCGCCAAGGCCCTGCGCCAGCAGACAAGACCTGCGCCAGATGCGCGCTAA